In Streptomyces chartreusis, the following proteins share a genomic window:
- a CDS encoding methylated-DNA--[protein]-cysteine S-methyltransferase: MTTNTRTAMAADATPTPWTELDSPLGPLLLTADPATGALASLSVPGQKGGRTVQDGWRRDPALFRAAEEQLAAYLAGELKEFQLELSTHGSEFRERVWAALDDVPYGATTTYGAIATRIGAPRAAVRAVGGAIGANPLLIVRPCHRVIGADGSLTGYAGGLDRKVRLLTLEGSLQESPGPRSL, translated from the coding sequence ATGACGACGAACACGAGGACCGCCATGGCCGCCGACGCCACCCCCACCCCGTGGACCGAGCTCGACAGCCCGCTCGGCCCCCTCCTCCTCACCGCCGACCCCGCCACCGGCGCTCTGGCCTCGCTCTCCGTGCCGGGTCAGAAGGGCGGGCGGACCGTCCAGGACGGCTGGCGGCGCGACCCCGCGCTCTTCCGCGCGGCCGAGGAACAGCTCGCCGCCTACCTCGCCGGTGAACTCAAGGAGTTCCAGCTGGAGTTGAGCACACACGGCAGCGAGTTCCGGGAGCGGGTCTGGGCCGCCCTCGACGACGTGCCCTACGGCGCCACCACCACGTACGGCGCGATCGCCACACGGATCGGCGCTCCCCGCGCCGCCGTGAGGGCCGTCGGCGGCGCGATCGGCGCCAACCCGCTGCTGATCGTCCGCCCCTGCCACCGGGTGATCGGCGCCGACGGCTCCCTGACCGGCTACGCGGGCGGCCTCGACCGCAAGGTGCGGCTGCTGACGCTGGAGGGCTCGCTCCAGGAGTCCCCCGGCCCTCGCTCGCTCTAG